A segment of the Symmachiella macrocystis genome:
GTGACGGCGTCCGTGGCGATGTCCAAAGTGCCCACCGTGCCATTTTCCAAACCCTTTGCCATGTTTGTGGTGGTGTCCACCGTGGTTCCAATGGCCTTTGTGTTGTCCCCCCCTATGACGTCCGCCGTTGTGGCGTCCGCCAATATGACGTCCACCCATTTTCGATCCACCGATTTGTCGCCCGCCCTTTTGCGATCCACCGTTGTTGTGCCGTCCACCGTTCTGGAATCCGCCGTTGTGACGACCGCCGTTGTGACGCCCACCGTTGCTCGGTCCGCGGCTTTGCGTCCCACCGCGGTTGCCACCGCGACTGGATCCACCGCGGTTGAAACCACCCCGGTTCGATCCGCCGCGACTTCCGCCACCCCGGTTGAAACCACCCCGGCTCGATCCGCCGCGGCTACCACCACCACGGCTGAAGCCACCGCGACTTCCACCGCGGCTTCCGCCACCGCTACGCCCGCGTGCTGCGGCGTCTTCGAGGTTTGCGGCAAAGGTCATTGTGAGTGCCAAGCTGGCAACAATCAGTGTTTTTTGGAAAGTTTTCATCGTTTTGGTTCCTTGGTCGTGATGTATCTGTTGTGGGAGAGTGTTGTGTGTTTGTCTCTCGTATAAAGGGCCAAGCGAGCAACGACCGCTTTTGTTACAACAATTTTGTAGGATTTCCTTAAGTCGTTACGGCGCAATAAGAAACGCGACCGGCGGCTCCCAATGTGGTTCGCCCGGTCGCGTTTCGTTTTTCTGCGATTGTCTCAGCCCTATCGCCAGTACCCGCCGTAGTAAGGACGATAGTGACCCCAGTGGCCGTGACCCCAGTGCCCGCCGTGGTGTCCGCCCCAGTGGCCGTGACCCCAGTGCCCGCCGTGGTGTCCGCCCCAGTGTCCATGGTGACCATGGTGGCCGTGGTGCCCGTGATGATGTCCACGGTGTCCACCGCGATGTCCGCCGTGATGACCACCACCACGATGTCCGCCATGATGTCCACCGCCGTGGTGCCCGCCACCACGATGCCCACCGCCGCGATGTCCTCCTCCGCCACGATGCCCGCCTCCGCCACGATGCCCGCCACCGCCGCGATGTCCGCCACCGCCGCCACGTCCCGCTTCCGCGATGCTTGGTTCGGCAACAAACAGGAAGGCTGCCAATAGGACTGCGAAAGCTGAAAATTTGGTTAACTTCGTCATCAAAAAATCTCCTCGAATTGTTTACCGTAGTGATAGTTGAGTTGTTTGATTCATCCCTCTACAGGTCCAAGCGAAAGCAACGTCCATCTGTTACAGCATTTCCGGCCGAATTCTGGAAAAGCCGCTGTTTCGCTCCGTCCATCCTGTCGAACAGCTCAGGATCCCCGCACGATTGCCCGCTCACAATTGCCTGCTGTAGAGACGAAAACAGGCGGTTGAAACGACCTGCCCGTGTCGCTTCAACCGCCTGTAAGTACTTGTGATTCACTCTTTTTGATCGTGTGCCGTCTGTCTGCTTACCGACTTCCCAGCCAGTCGCTGGAGGAGGATTTGGTTTGGCTGACCGTCACGTTGGCGGTGATTTGTTGTTTCATCGAAGCAGCTACCTTCGAGACGAATTCCACCGAGTTTCGGAGGGATTCGGGCGAAGATCCCGCATCGACTTTGGCACAGAAGATCACTAGATATTGCCCCGCTTCGTTCTTCTCAATCACCCAGGCACCCAATTTGGTGCGGGCACTTTGCTCCATCAACGCCGTGAGCATTTCCAAGGTCGGAGCCTGTTGCGAAACCGTCGCCAGAGACCAAACTTTTCGCGTTTCCGCTTTACCGAAGCTCTCTAGTTTGGCGGAGATAAAGACACGTTGAGTTTCGCCGCCATCGGCCTGCAAATCCGCGGAAAAGGCTGTTTTTCCTTGCGGAACGATCGTCAGGCCCGATTTGGCTAAGACATCAGGAACCACAATTGTGGTGTAATCAATGACTTCGGCGACGAATGCCTTCGCTTCGGCAATCTCGACGCAGTAGCTCATCAAACGAGCCTTGGGGTCTAAGGATTGTGAAATTGCCACCAATTCGCCAGCAGCATTGACCACCGGCCCGCCGCTGTCGCCGGGGTTGATCGGGGATGTCGTTTCCACGACCCGCATATCATGTTCACCGGCCTGTGTGCGAAATTGCTTGCGATAGACCGAACGGACCGAGCCGGAAGTGTATGTCCACAGCACGCCGCCAGCGGTGGGATTTCCGATTGAATGCACCGTTTCCCCCGGTCCGATCGAGGTTTCGGCGATTTCGATAGCGGGGGTGTTTTCGGGAATCGAATCGAGTTCCACGACCGCCAAATCCCGTTTTTTATCGACCATCACCACCCGGGCGCGGATTCCGAACGTGTCGGCTCCGTCGATGTAGTGTTGCCGTTCGGCGATCAGTTGGTCGTCCTGGAATTGTGGAAAGAAGATCAGGACTTCCGTTGAGGCGCCGACCACATGAAAATTGGTAACAACCCACTTCTTTTCCGCATCGACCAGCACGCCTGAGCCGGTGGAATAACCATTCTCCGCTTTGGCAATGATCCATGTCGTCGACTTGAGGGTCCGCTGATAGACTTCGGCATCGGCGAACGCTGTTTGTGTCGCCGCCAGCATCATGATCAAGGCGATTGTTGTCGCAACTGTTTTTCCGCCAAGTCTGTTGTTCAAAGTTTTCATGGTTGCACCGTTTCCTTGTGTTTGTGTGTTTGGTTTTTTGTGTGGTTTGGCACGGGGAGAAGGTTTGTTCCCGGCCTGCATAGCCTCCCAAGCGAAAAATGAGATGAAATGTTACGCACGACCCGGTAGTATGTGGCCCCGGCTGCAGCAGGAATGGCGGAATTGTCGGGCGATTGATGGTCAGCAGCGAGAATTGTTGATATTTTGTGTGAACCAATTGGGTCTGCTGCGATCCAAGTAAGAATTCGCCCCTGCGTGGATGCATGCAGGTCGGTGAAGTTGACGGAGTGAAAAATACGGCGCGGTATCACCGCTGACCGACGAGGAGAGGACGCATGACGACCAAGGGTGAGCAATTTGCAGGTTTGACGGTGGCGTTAGTCACGCCGTTTCGCGATGGCGCAGTAGACGAAGCCGCCCTGCGAAAACTGGTGGACTTCCAAATCGAGCAGGGGGCCGATTGCGTCAGCCCGGTCGGCACCACGGGCGAAAGCCCCACGTTGTCGCACGAAGAGCACGAACAGGTCATCTCAACCGTCTGCGACCAAGCCGCCGGACGGATCAAAGTCATGGCGGGCACCGGTTCGAACAGCACAGCTGAGGCGATCCGTCTCACGCGGTTCGCCAAAAACGCCGGCGCAGATGCCGCTCTGCTCGTCGCACCGTATTACAACAAGCCGACGCAAGAGGGGTTCTTCTTGCATTATCAGGCCATTGCCGAAGCGGTCGATATTCCGCTTGTGCTCTACAATATTCCCGGCCGGACCGCGAAGAATATCGAAGCGGAAACAATCGTCCGTTTGGCGGAGATCCCCAACATCGTGGCGGTCAAGGAGTCGACCGGTTCAATGGATCAGGCTTCGCAGATCATCGCCGAATCGAACCTGACGGTGCTTTCGGGCGACGACAGCCTCACGCTGCCGCTCATGGCGCTGGGGGGACGCGGTGTGGTGTCGGTGGTGGGGAACATTGTTCCCCAAGACGTCAAAGCCATGCTGACGGCGTTTGAAAAGGGCGATCTGCCCGCTGCCCGCGCGCAACATTATAAGTTGTTTTCGCTCTGCCGCGATTTGCTCTCGATGGCGACCAACCCAATTCCGATCAAAGCGGCCATGAAAATCCTGGGCCGCGACAACGGCGAATTACGGTTGCCGATGACACCGCTCGATGCATCGCAGGAACAGGAATTGGCCGAAACATTGCGGACATACGGCTTGCTGTAGACGTGCGAAAACGATGTCCGACCGTAGAGTGCGTCACGACGCACCCTACTTCTACGCGGATTCGGTTTTACTTGCTTCGGGTTGGGCTGCGGGTGATTTTCTGTCGAGACTCATGGCGCCCGCGCCGTTGGCGATGATCATCAGCATCGCGCCCATCATGGATAGGTTCTTCATGAACGCAATGGTCTGCGTTTGTTTTTGTTGAACGTCCTCGATGTTCCAGAAGGCGTGGAAGTAATAGGTCGCCAGAATCAAAAACACCAACAGCAGGCTGGCACCGATGCGGGCTTTGTAGCCGAGGATTACCGACAGGCTGCCGGCGATCAAAAACACGATCGCACCGACCAACATGATTTGCGGTGCGGGGACTCCTGCGCTTTCCATGTATTTCACAACGCCGCTGAATTTGGGGATCTTGTTCCCCACCGCACTCATCAAAAAGATCGTGCACAACATCACGCGGCCGAGAACGTTGACGGGACCTAACATCGCAATTGCTCCGTAGTGGTGAGTTTTCGTTAGTAGATGAATGGCACTTTGACTTTGTGATGTGTTAATTCAAATCGAACAACATGATTTCCGCATCGGTTGCGGCGACGATCTCTAGTTGTTGCTCTTCACTCACAGCGGCACCGTCGCCGGTTTGTAGGTCGAGTCCGTTGAGCGTCACGCTTCCCCGCAGCACTTGCAACCAGGCATGCCGTTGCGGGGCAATGTTGTGTGTCACGCGTTGCGACTGACCCAGTTTGGATAAGAAAATCTGCGTGTCTTGTTGTATCACCAAAGAACCATCCGCTCCGTCCGGCGCAGCGACGAGTCGCAACCGATTCGTCATCCCCGCATCATCAAACCGTTTTTGGTCGTAACTGGGCTGGATCCCCTTTTCGCGAGGCTTCAGCCAAATCTGGTACAGGTGCAACGGTTCATCACTGCTGGGATTGAATTCGCTATGCGTAATGCCGGTGCCGGCGGACATGTGTTGAAATTCGCCGGGCCACAAGACCTCGCCATTTCCCATGTTGTCCTTGTGCTCGATGGCTCCTTCGAGGACGTAGGTCACGATTTCCATATCCTGATGGGGATGCGTGCCGAAGCCGCGACCGGGTTGGACGCGGTCTTCATTCATCACCCGCAAGGCACGAAAGCCCATCTGCTGCGAATCGCGGTAGCCTGCGAAAGAAAAAGTATGCCGCGCTTTCAGCCAGCCATGGTCGGCAAATCCGCGCTCATCAGCTTTTCGGATATTGATCATGACACTCTCTGGGATTGTTTTTACAAGAATGGTTGATTGGTCAACTAATTGGCCAAAAAAACGGCTCAGTCCTCTAACATTCCGCTGCGGATCTGTTCCAGTAAGCGGATCAACTCCCGCAGATCCTTCCGCGGCATATGCGCGAAAAACTGTGTTTGCAACTCGACCAACGGTTCGTCAATTTTTTTCAGGACGTCCAACCCGGTGTCGGTGATTTCCACATAGACGACTCGACGGTCCTTTTCGCAGCGGTGCCGTTTGACGTACTCCGCTTTTTCCAGTCGGTCAATCAAACCGGTGATGGCCGGCACCTGTTGAATCATGCGACTGGCGATTTCCAACGACGGCAGCGGCTTTGCTTCTCCACGCAGGATTCGTAGCACGTTGTATTGCGAGG
Coding sequences within it:
- a CDS encoding S1C family serine protease, with translation MKTLNNRLGGKTVATTIALIMMLAATQTAFADAEVYQRTLKSTTWIIAKAENGYSTGSGVLVDAEKKWVVTNFHVVGASTEVLIFFPQFQDDQLIAERQHYIDGADTFGIRARVVMVDKKRDLAVVELDSIPENTPAIEIAETSIGPGETVHSIGNPTAGGVLWTYTSGSVRSVYRKQFRTQAGEHDMRVVETTSPINPGDSGGPVVNAAGELVAISQSLDPKARLMSYCVEIAEAKAFVAEVIDYTTIVVPDVLAKSGLTIVPQGKTAFSADLQADGGETQRVFISAKLESFGKAETRKVWSLATVSQQAPTLEMLTALMEQSARTKLGAWVIEKNEAGQYLVIFCAKVDAGSSPESLRNSVEFVSKVAASMKQQITANVTVSQTKSSSSDWLGSR
- the dapA gene encoding 4-hydroxy-tetrahydrodipicolinate synthase, which produces MTTKGEQFAGLTVALVTPFRDGAVDEAALRKLVDFQIEQGADCVSPVGTTGESPTLSHEEHEQVISTVCDQAAGRIKVMAGTGSNSTAEAIRLTRFAKNAGADAALLVAPYYNKPTQEGFFLHYQAIAEAVDIPLVLYNIPGRTAKNIEAETIVRLAEIPNIVAVKESTGSMDQASQIIAESNLTVLSGDDSLTLPLMALGGRGVVSVVGNIVPQDVKAMLTAFEKGDLPAARAQHYKLFSLCRDLLSMATNPIPIKAAMKILGRDNGELRLPMTPLDASQEQELAETLRTYGLL
- a CDS encoding DoxX family protein, whose translation is MLGPVNVLGRVMLCTIFLMSAVGNKIPKFSGVVKYMESAGVPAPQIMLVGAIVFLIAGSLSVILGYKARIGASLLLVFLILATYYFHAFWNIEDVQQKQTQTIAFMKNLSMMGAMLMIIANGAGAMSLDRKSPAAQPEASKTESA
- a CDS encoding pirin family protein — encoded protein: MINIRKADERGFADHGWLKARHTFSFAGYRDSQQMGFRALRVMNEDRVQPGRGFGTHPHQDMEIVTYVLEGAIEHKDNMGNGEVLWPGEFQHMSAGTGITHSEFNPSSDEPLHLYQIWLKPREKGIQPSYDQKRFDDAGMTNRLRLVAAPDGADGSLVIQQDTQIFLSKLGQSQRVTHNIAPQRHAWLQVLRGSVTLNGLDLQTGDGAAVSEEQQLEIVAATDAEIMLFDLN
- a CDS encoding MarR family winged helix-turn-helix transcriptional regulator codes for the protein MASKLQNEIKKRKPFDRLEEEVTLNFLRTVDYIQSRSGKLFRRFGLTSSQYNVLRILRGEAKPLPSLEIASRMIQQVPAITGLIDRLEKAEYVKRHRCEKDRRVVYVEITDTGLDVLKKIDEPLVELQTQFFAHMPRKDLRELIRLLEQIRSGMLED